Proteins from a genomic interval of Rhodothermus marinus:
- a CDS encoding TolB family protein — translation MRKLRWNWSSLWMAGLLLAACSLFEPEKKTRFDYGGDPLPGTENLYNLRLSPDGEWVALIRAYTPERLDPPNQLWLVHRDGQQMRFLGPSIGSADWSPDGKRLALTYEPGLCCDVHVVTLDLESGQVVVWTGADTLLLSHPTASFPHWFQDGQRLLVSVIGKAYGQLYETGIYVLNLVHRQVEGPLVKSMVGAQLGGRDRFAVGIMPQPQGRVYRENAVRYEFATGALTVLTDFGPEEAFRFEATPSPVEDLIVLERRVEGVPQLFLMDGKGRILRQLTERGGHNPRWSYDGRAVLFLRDVEAGPGARNVPFVYWLDEDREEPLWPMLPDSVPAFPALDTLLAQCMLCGKLP, via the coding sequence ATGAGAAAGCTGCGTTGGAACTGGTCAAGTCTCTGGATGGCGGGGCTGTTACTGGCCGCCTGCTCGCTTTTCGAGCCGGAAAAAAAGACGCGTTTTGATTACGGGGGCGATCCTCTGCCCGGTACCGAGAACCTGTACAATCTACGTTTATCTCCGGACGGCGAATGGGTGGCGCTGATCCGGGCCTATACGCCGGAACGGCTCGATCCGCCCAATCAACTCTGGCTGGTCCATCGCGATGGTCAGCAGATGCGTTTTCTGGGACCCAGCATCGGTAGTGCCGACTGGTCGCCGGATGGTAAACGGCTCGCATTGACTTACGAGCCAGGGCTTTGCTGTGATGTTCATGTGGTGACGCTGGATCTGGAAAGTGGCCAGGTGGTGGTCTGGACGGGAGCCGATACGTTGCTGCTGTCGCATCCGACCGCCTCGTTTCCGCACTGGTTCCAGGACGGCCAACGACTGCTGGTTTCTGTTATCGGAAAGGCATACGGCCAGCTTTACGAGACAGGCATCTACGTCTTAAACCTCGTACACCGACAGGTGGAAGGCCCCCTGGTTAAGTCGATGGTAGGGGCTCAATTAGGCGGGCGGGATCGTTTTGCGGTGGGGATTATGCCGCAGCCGCAGGGGAGGGTTTACCGGGAGAACGCCGTGCGATATGAATTTGCCACAGGCGCGTTGACGGTGTTGACGGATTTTGGTCCGGAGGAAGCTTTTCGGTTTGAAGCGACGCCCAGCCCGGTGGAAGACCTGATCGTGCTGGAGCGGCGCGTGGAGGGTGTGCCACAGCTTTTTCTGATGGACGGAAAGGGGCGCATCCTGCGACAATTGACCGAGCGGGGCGGCCACAACCCGCGCTGGAGCTATGATGGGCGGGCCGTGTTGTTTTTGCGGGATGTGGAGGCGGGTCCGGGGGCCCGGAATGTGCCCTTCGTGTACTGGTTGGACGAGGACCGTGAGGAGCCGCTCTGGCCGATGTTGCCGGACTCGGTGCCGGCGTTTCCTGCGCTGGACACGTTGCTTGCCCAGTGCATGCTCTGTGGAAAACTCCCGTAA